Within the Acidimicrobiales bacterium genome, the region CATCACCACCTTGGTGGGCCTCGCCCCGGTGGGCACGCCGGTCCGCATCGTCCCCTGAGGTGGCCGTCCTGCGCCTCGCCCTGCTCCAGGTCCTGCCGCCCGGCCCCGACCCGGCCGCCAACCTCGAGGCCGGCCTGGCCGCCTGCCGGGAGGCCGCGGCCGCGGGCGCCCACCTCGCCCTGTTCCCCGAGGTGTGGAGCAACGGGTACACGCCCTGCCCGGACGACGAGGACGGCCGCCGGCGCTGGCGGGCGGCGGCCGTGCGCCCGGGCGACGGCTTCGTGGAGGCCCACGGCGACCTGGCCAGGACGACGGGCATGGCCATCGCCGTCACCCACCTGGCGGCGACCGACGGCGACCCCCGCAACACCGTCACCGTGATCGACCGCTCCGGCGAGGTCGCCCTCACGTACGCCAAGGTCCACCTCTGCCGGTTCCCGGGCGGCACCGACCTCGGCATGGCCCCCGGCGACGGCTTCGACGTCGCCGACGTCGACACCGCCGCCGGCCCGGTGCGGGTCGGAGCGATGATCTGCTTCGACCGGGAGTTCCCGGAGAGCGCCCGGCTGCTGATGCTGGGCGGGGCCGAGCTCGTGCTGTGCCCGAACTCCTGCGACCTGGAGGCCAACCGCCTGGCCCAGCTGCGGGCCAGGGCGTTCGAGAACATGGTCGTGGTGGCGACGGCGAACTACCCGGCCCCGAAGGACAACGGCCACTCGTGCGTGTTCGGCCCGGTCGCCTTCGACCGGCACGAGGCCTCGCTCGACACCCTGCTGTTCGAGGCCGGCGAGGCGCCCGGGGTGTTCGTGGTCGACGTGGACCTCGACGCCGTGCGGTCGTGGCGGGCGAGGGAGGTGTGGGGGAGCGGGAACCGCCGCCCGGACGTCTACGCCGCCCTGGCCGGCGGGTCGACGCCGCCGGTGGCGGCTCAGGTCCCCCCTGGCGGGGCCGGCGGCGGGCCGTAGGGGGGCAGCGGGTAGCGCGTGCTGGGGGCGAGCCCGGTGCCGAGCACGGTCTCCACGAGGGCGGCGAAGCCGGTCTGCTCCAGGTAGCGCCGCGGCTCGAACCCGTGGCGGGGGTCGGTCGGCCCGTACAGGCGGGACAGGCGCTTGGCGGCCTTGTCCGCCCACGACGCCACGCTGGCCGACGGCGACGTGCGGGAGGCGTCGACCAGCCCCACCGACGCGGTCAGGTGGGCGAGGAGGAGGGTCAGCCGGCGGTGCTGCTGGCCGAGGGTCAGCCCCGGCCCGGGCCCGTCGGCCGGCGCGGCCCAGACGGCGGCGCCCTTGTCGACCAGGTACGCCAGCTGGCGGGGCCAGTAGCGGAAGCCCCCGTTCGACCACGTGGGGACGAACGCCCGGTCGGGCGGCGCCGGCGGGTCGCCACCGCCGGACAGGTGGTGCAGGGCGACGTGGAGCGGGCTGGCGTCGACGGGCATGGCGTCCGGCACGGGCTCGACGGCGCCGTCGACCACGGTCGCCACCCGGTAGTCGGGCACCTCCCACCGCCCGGCGCCGGCGGCCGCGAACAGGTCGACCACCTGCTGGGCGGCCAGGCCGGCCGCCTCGCCGAGGGTCGTCGCCGTGGTCGACCCGGCGACGGTGAGGGAGGCCGCCTGCCGCTCGACGGCGACGACCTCCGACCAGGCGTCGGCCAGCGGCGCGGGCGAGGCCCAGGCCAGGTCGTAGGTCGCGATGCCGACGGCGCCGAACGGGTGCAGGTGGACCTCCGCCCGGGCGCCGCTCGCCTGCCCGCCGTCGGGCGCCAGGTCGGCCCTGGCCCGCAGCGGCACCGCCGCCTTGCGCAGCTGCTTGGCGCCGGACGCGTTCAGCGGCCCGGTCAGGTGGGCCTCGCCGATCAGCGACCACAGGTCCACCTCGACGGGGGTGTGCACGCGGTCGACGTACGGGAGGTCGAGGGCGAGGCCCCGCACCGGTGCAGGGGCCTGGAGGAGCGCCTCGAAGGCGTCGGGGTCGCCGACGTCGTGGAGGTCGTCGCACACCCGGGTGGCGACGTGCGACACCCGCAGCAGGCGGACCGCCGTGCGCTCCATGACCTCCTGCGCGTCCGTCACGGGCGGTATCGTAGGAGCGCCCTCGGACCGGGACCATGGTGCTGTCGGTAGACGTGCCCCCGGAGAGGTACGCCGCATGCGTTTGAGGCTTCGGCTTCGGCCAGTGGCGAAGACGCCGCCCTACGGGGGTGGCGTCTCGCGCCCCGTCACCCCTTGTAGACGAGCAGGTCGCCCTGCCCGGCCTCGACCGCCTGCTCGACCACGATCGGGCCGGCGATGTCGTCGGCGCCGGGGTCGAAGCGGCCGTCGAAGTCCGCCGGCATGGCGGCGACGGCCTTGGCGAAGCGGTCGGGGTCCTTGGTGTCGTCGAACGCCTTGCGCACCGGCCCCCCCGACTCGAAGCAGATGGGCGGGCTGAGGACCAGCGCGGCGCCGTCGCGCTGCACGAGCAGCCCGTACCGGTCGCCGACCTTGTAGCGCCGGCGGGTGACCGAGCCCGAGCTCCTGGCGGCGGCCCGCAGGACGTCGGTGACCGGGCTGGTCTCGACGACGGCGGGGACGTCGCGCCGGTGCTGCCAGTTGGCGACCAGCGCCGCCCCGGCGCCGAGCGCCCCGACGACGATCGTGAGGACGGCGATGTCGCTCAGCTCGTAGACGTCGAGCAGGTCGCGCCCGGCGACCAGCGTGTAGACGGCCGCGGCGGCGAGCGACACGATCCCGCCGAGGAGGATCCAGGTCTTGTCGTCCCACACGGCCTTCGCGCCCGGGTGGCGGGCCCCGATCCTCCTGCGGTCGCTCGCCCGGACCTCGAAGAAGGCGAGCAGCGCCACCAGGCCGGGCAGCACGAGCATGCTCCCGACGCCGAGCGGG harbors:
- a CDS encoding carbon-nitrogen hydrolase family protein: MAVLRLALLQVLPPGPDPAANLEAGLAACREAAAAGAHLALFPEVWSNGYTPCPDDEDGRRRWRAAAVRPGDGFVEAHGDLARTTGMAIAVTHLAATDGDPRNTVTVIDRSGEVALTYAKVHLCRFPGGTDLGMAPGDGFDVADVDTAAGPVRVGAMICFDREFPESARLLMLGGAELVLCPNSCDLEANRLAQLRARAFENMVVVATANYPAPKDNGHSCVFGPVAFDRHEASLDTLLFEAGEAPGVFVVDVDLDAVRSWRAREVWGSGNRRPDVYAALAGGSTPPVAAQVPPGGAGGGP